The Microlunatus soli genome contains the following window.
CCTTGGTCGGCTGCAGTCCGTTCGCCCTGGAGGCATTCCACGGCAAGCACACGATGGTGCCGTTCTTCTACGGCTACATCGGCTATGCGGCGTTGGCCGGTCTGGATGTGGCCTGCTGGGATCTGATCGGGAAGATCACCGGCCAGTCACTGACCGACCTGATCGGAGGTCGGGTCCGTGACTCGGTGCCGATCACGGCGTTGATCACTCGCGCCGACGCCCCGACGGCGTCGGTCGCAGAGCTGCCGTCCGCACTCGCCGATCATGCGGCTCGAGTGGTTGCCGAGGGCGGATTCACCGCCGTCAAGCTGAAGGGCACCAAGGATGTCGACGGGGACGTGGCGATCATGAAGGCGTTGCGCGACCGGTTGCCGAAGGTCGAGCTGCGGGTCGACCCGAACGCCGCCTGGAGTGTCCCGGATTCGATCCGGGCCGGGCTGCAGCTGGAAGATCTCGACCTCGAATACCTGGAGGATCCGTGCCGGGGGATCGACGGGATGGCCCAGGTGCGTTCCAAGATCAGGATCCCGCTCTGCACCAACATGTGCGTCGTGGAGTTCGACGATTTCGCTCCGGCGGTGCGGCTGGGCGCGGTCGACGTCATCCACGGCGACGTCTACAAATGGGGCGGGATCAAGGCCACCAAGGACCTCGCAGCGCACTGCCGGACCTTCGGGCTGGGGATGAATCTGCACAGTGGCGGAGAGCTCGGCATCGCCACCGCCGCGCACCTCGCCGTCGTCGCTTCCACTCCTGAGCTGAGCCGGGCGATCGACAGCATGTATTACCTGCATGAGGACGACATCATCGACCCGATTCCCCTGCAGGACGGACGATTGAGCATCCCGGACGGCCCCGGTCTCGGCGTCACCGTCGACGAGGACAAACTCGCGCACTACGCCGCGCTGAACGCCCGCGACGGTGACCTGGTCAAGTAGTCGGAGTCGTACCGCAGATCAGGTCGCGCAGAAGGTGGCAGTCGCCAGTGCGAGAAATACGGCGAACGCGTCATCGCTTCCCGAGGCGACCAGCATCGTCATCGACCGGCCGTCGTCGCGACGATAGGCGTAGCTGACGTAACCCAACAATTGGCCACCATGGCCCCAGAGGTGCCCGCCACACGGAAGGTCGAAGCGCTCCAGACCCAGACCGTAGCTGAATCCGAGGCCCATCGGGACCGTGCGCTGCATCTGGTGCAGTGCGGACGAGCTGATCAATCGTCCGGCCAACAGGGCGTCCAGGAAGGTATCCAGGTCGGCCAGGGTGGAGATCATTTCGCCGGCGGCCCAATCCAGGCTCTCGTTCTGCTCGGTGACATCGACGGTCCGGCCGTCTCCGCCGGATCCGACGGCTCGCACGGCCGGCTCCGGGATCCGCGGATCGTCGCCGGGAAGCGATGTCCCGCTCAGCTGCAACGGTTGCAGGATCCGGCGTCGAATCTCTGAGGCATACGGGCGGCCGGTCAGGTGTTCGATCAGCAGGCCGAGGACGACGTAATTGGTGTTGGAGTAGCGGAAGTCGGCGCCCGGGGCGAAGTAGGGAGGATGATCAAACGCCACCCGCAGCAGCTGCCGAGGAGTGTAGTGCAGATAACGCTCCGGACCCCGCCATCGGTTGGTCGACAGGTCGTACCGCTTCATGTAGTCGTAGAGACCACTGGTGTGGTTGAGCAACTGCCGAACGGTGATGATCTTGCCGTTCGGCACCAGCCCGGGGAGATAGCGTTCGATCGGCTCGTCCAGGCCGACTCGACTCTGATCGACCAATTGCAGCACGACGGTGGCGACGAACGTCTTGGTCACGCTGCCGATCCGGAACCGCTCCGCGCCCGTCACGGGACTCGTGGCACCGGGGCGCGCCACACCGCTGGACCACGTTCGGCTCACTCCGGGGCCGCTGACCTTCAGCAGTGCCGCCGAGCCTTGGCGTGCGCCCAGCTGGACCGCGCCTGCCGTGAGCTGATTCCTGGCCAGTTTCAGGGACCCGATGGCGGTGATCATCAGCAGCGTGATGATCATGACGGTGATGATCAACAGCCAAGCCAACCTGCGTAGTGTCTGCACTCGGGCAACGGTAGGCAACGGCACGGCGGCGGACATTGCGGTTGTCCGCATACCTGAACCGGCGTTGCCGGGCACGCCCGGCTATTGTCGCGGCTGTGAGGGAGATCGCGCTGTCTGATCCGGTCGGGAAAAGATTCGTCCCCGACGTGCACAACGGCACCGGCGTGCTGACCGTTGCCGGGTCGAGCGGACGGCTGGACACCGACCGTGCGCAGGTGCTCTGCTCCGCCGGAGCGATCGTGGAGACGATCCAGTGGTTCGGTGGCCCTGGCCAGCATGCGCAGCCCTGGGAGATACCGGTCGAGCTGTTCCGGCAGCGGGTCGCGGCGGTGGCCGCAGAATGCGATCGCCTGGTGTTGGTCGGAACATCGTTCGGTGCCGAGGCGGTGCTGCTCACCGGTTCACTCGATCCGCTGGTGGACGCCGTGGTCGCGTTCGCACCCACCGACGTCGTCTGGGCAGGATTTCGGCCGGACGGCACGCAGACCTCCCATTGGACGGTCGGCCGCAGCCCGGTGCCGTACCTGCCGCTTGTCGACTGGCGTCCGACCAGCGAGCCACCGGCGTTTCGCGAGCTGTATCGGCTCTCGCGCGAACATGCGACGGACGCGGCCGCCGCCGAGATTGCGGTCGAGCGGATCCCGGACGTCCTGCTGGTGGCTGGCCCGTGCGCCTCGGCCGACTTGACGGGCGCGAGCGTGGGCACGTAACTTTCTTACGGAATTTGAGTTCTGTAATGTGGAATGACCGTCGAGTGTCGACGGGCTGTCGATGAAGACGTGGAGGAGTGTCGTCGATGCCGCACCCAGAGAGATCGTCGGTGATCGCCTGGGCGAGCGATCAGCTGAAGGTCGCGCTGCCGACCGATGCGCAGCACCCGTCGATCGCGATCGATCCGACTCTTGCGCGTGAGGCATTCCGATTTTCGCGGAGCGGCGACGGCACGTTGCTGGTGTCCGGTGGCGATGACGTCGGCGTTGCGTACGGGCTCGCCGAGGTCGCCGACCGAGCCCGATTCGCGACGGATCCCTCGGCGGCGCTGGCCTCGATCGGTGCCGAAGAGTTCGCGCCCCGGACGCCCGTGCGAGGGATGCTGCGGACCTTCTCCAGTGACGCCCTCGACCTGCCGTGGTTTCGCAGCGAGGACTTCTGGAGCCAGTATCTCGATGAGCTCGCAACACATCGCATCAATCGATTCCAGCTCGCGCTCGGCATGCAGTACAACTTCTCCCACGACCTCAACGTCGTCGACAACTACTTCTGCCTGGCGTACCCCTTCCTGATCGACGTGCCGGGGTACGACGTCAGGGTCGCCGGCGTCGACGAGAACGAGCGCGCCGCCAACCTGGCCGCCCTGCGCTCCATCGGTGATCAGTGTCGTCGCCGAGGCATCGATTTCCAGCTCGGTCTCTGGAACCATGCGCTGCATTCCGAACTGGGCGAGGCGAAGGGGCTGCGTTACCGGATCCGCGGACTGCGTGAGGATCAGGTCGCCGGCTACACGAGTAAGGCGTTGCCGACGCTTCTCCGAGCCGTCCCGACGATCAAGGGAATCACCCTGCGGGTGCACTACGAAGGGGGAGTCCCGGAGGGTGAGCGGTCCAACTTCTGGCGGGAAGCGTTGAGCGGAATGGCCGACCTCGACCGTCAGGTGTCGATCGATGTGCACTCCAAGGGTGTCGACGCGGCGCTGCTGGACATCGCCGGCGCGAGCAGCCGAGGAAAGGTCGAGGTCTCGGCGAAGTACTGGGCCGAGCACATGGGCCTTCCATATCACCAGACCGCGGTCCGTGATCTTGAAAAAGCTCGGCCCAGCAATGATGACGACCTGCGGGGCATCACGCAGAACGCGCGTCGGTTCACCCGTTACGGGA
Protein-coding sequences here:
- a CDS encoding serine hydrolase domain-containing protein — its product is MQTLRRLAWLLIITVMIITLLMITAIGSLKLARNQLTAGAVQLGARQGSAALLKVSGPGVSRTWSSGVARPGATSPVTGAERFRIGSVTKTFVATVVLQLVDQSRVGLDEPIERYLPGLVPNGKIITVRQLLNHTSGLYDYMKRYDLSTNRWRGPERYLHYTPRQLLRVAFDHPPYFAPGADFRYSNTNYVVLGLLIEHLTGRPYASEIRRRILQPLQLSGTSLPGDDPRIPEPAVRAVGSGGDGRTVDVTEQNESLDWAAGEMISTLADLDTFLDALLAGRLISSSALHQMQRTVPMGLGFSYGLGLERFDLPCGGHLWGHGGQLLGYVSYAYRRDDGRSMTMLVASGSDDAFAVFLALATATFCAT
- a CDS encoding mandelate racemase/muconate lactonizing enzyme family protein; its protein translation is MIITSVDVWVVNLPLTNPFTSSFETKIGETRTVVRIRTDDGHEGWGETMWGAPVARLTEQLAESLVGCSPFALEAFHGKHTMVPFFYGYIGYAALAGLDVACWDLIGKITGQSLTDLIGGRVRDSVPITALITRADAPTASVAELPSALADHAARVVAEGGFTAVKLKGTKDVDGDVAIMKALRDRLPKVELRVDPNAAWSVPDSIRAGLQLEDLDLEYLEDPCRGIDGMAQVRSKIRIPLCTNMCVVEFDDFAPAVRLGAVDVIHGDVYKWGGIKATKDLAAHCRTFGLGMNLHSGGELGIATAAHLAVVASTPELSRAIDSMYYLHEDDIIDPIPLQDGRLSIPDGPGLGVTVDEDKLAHYAALNARDGDLVK